From one Gracilibacillus salinarum genomic stretch:
- a CDS encoding glutamate synthase subunit beta, giving the protein MGKATGFMEIERQSANERDPAERIHDWKEYSAPFSDEVAKTQGARCMDCGTPFCHIGMDIDGAASGCPVYNLIPEWNDLVYKGKWREALDRLMKTNNFPEFTGRVCPAPCEGSCTVAINDPAVTIKNIEQKIIDKGFEEGWITPRVPEHRTGKTIAIIGSGPAGMAAADQLNQAGHEVTVYERSDRAGGLLTYGIPNMKLDKDVVERRVQLLREEGVIFVLSTEVGKDISAEEIKEKYDSVILCTGAQKHRDLPLEGREGKGVRFAMDYLTRATESILDDSVEVEEELDADGKDVIVIGGGDTGADCIATALRQGAKSIAQFGKHPQLPIKRNDNNQWPAFPQVFSLEYAHKEAKEKFGEDIRQYSIQTKKFVTDENGKLKELHTVEMKKTRDEKGMFVFEEIPGTEKVWPAQLVLIAIGFEGAEQPVLKAFDVETERNRVNAAYGDFRTNVDHVFAAGDARRGQSLIVWAINEGREVAYQVDQYLMGDTALPSVANM; this is encoded by the coding sequence ATGGGGAAAGCAACAGGCTTTATGGAAATAGAAAGGCAATCTGCAAATGAACGTGATCCAGCAGAAAGAATACATGATTGGAAAGAATACTCTGCTCCTTTCTCGGATGAAGTGGCAAAAACGCAAGGAGCACGTTGTATGGACTGTGGTACACCATTCTGTCATATCGGGATGGATATTGATGGGGCAGCTTCAGGTTGCCCTGTCTACAACTTAATTCCGGAGTGGAATGACTTGGTGTACAAAGGGAAATGGAGAGAGGCCTTAGATCGGTTAATGAAGACAAATAATTTTCCTGAATTTACAGGAAGAGTATGTCCTGCACCATGTGAAGGTTCTTGTACCGTGGCAATCAATGATCCGGCTGTTACGATCAAAAATATCGAACAGAAAATTATCGATAAAGGTTTTGAGGAAGGTTGGATAACGCCACGTGTACCTGAGCATCGCACGGGTAAAACGATCGCAATAATTGGATCAGGTCCAGCCGGTATGGCCGCTGCGGATCAATTAAATCAGGCAGGACATGAGGTAACTGTATACGAACGCTCAGACCGCGCTGGCGGATTGCTCACATATGGTATTCCTAATATGAAATTAGATAAAGACGTAGTGGAACGCCGTGTGCAATTGCTACGCGAAGAAGGTGTAATATTTGTTTTGAGCACAGAGGTTGGAAAAGATATCTCTGCTGAAGAAATTAAAGAAAAATATGATTCTGTCATTCTTTGTACAGGTGCCCAAAAACATCGCGATCTTCCATTAGAAGGCCGCGAGGGTAAAGGTGTCCGTTTTGCAATGGATTACTTAACGAGAGCAACGGAAAGTATCTTAGATGATTCCGTAGAAGTGGAAGAAGAATTGGATGCTGATGGTAAAGATGTGATTGTCATCGGGGGCGGGGATACTGGTGCCGATTGTATTGCAACAGCACTGCGTCAAGGTGCAAAAAGCATTGCACAATTTGGTAAACACCCTCAATTGCCAATTAAACGTAATGATAATAATCAATGGCCGGCCTTTCCGCAGGTCTTCAGTTTAGAATATGCACATAAAGAAGCGAAAGAAAAATTTGGTGAAGACATTCGTCAATATTCCATCCAGACAAAGAAATTTGTTACAGATGAAAATGGCAAGTTAAAAGAACTTCACACAGTTGAAATGAAAAAAACTCGCGATGAAAAAGGTATGTTCGTATTTGAAGAAATTCCTGGGACAGAAAAAGTATGGCCAGCTCAATTAGTCTTAATTGCGATCGGCTTTGAAGGAGCAGAACAACCTGTACTAAAAGCATTTGATGTAGAAACAGAACGTAACCGTGTTAATGCAGCGTACGGAGATTTCCGTACCAATGTGGATCATGTATTTGCAGCAGGTGACGCACGCCGTGGACAAAGTCTTATCGTTTGGGCGATTAACGAAGGTAGAGAAGTGGCCTACCAAGTAGACCAATATTTAATGGGCGACACAGCACTACCGTCAGTAGCGAATATGTAA
- a CDS encoding CBS domain-containing protein, producing MDEARSARFEAAFNQIHDKLCDYAQEQNNHASFTEVLTKAKYHHAVIEQYYHILKQCSKLRNAMVHRKIKEDFYIAEPHEQVVKEIEQLATILTEPPLAVTIASKPVEFFELKSSVNTLFHCLQEKGFSQYPIYQDSKFVGLLTDGEIANTVIRHIDLLPKDKEQTIGDLFEIAKEENVAIVGSDATVMDVEVLFQSHLQKGIKLEAILLTKTGSAAELPVGIISSWDLIRLRTYDFPLLRHT from the coding sequence ATGGATGAAGCACGATCTGCACGATTTGAAGCTGCGTTTAATCAAATTCACGATAAATTGTGTGATTATGCACAAGAACAGAACAACCATGCATCATTTACTGAAGTCTTGACCAAAGCCAAATACCACCATGCGGTTATTGAGCAATACTATCATATTTTAAAACAATGCAGTAAATTACGAAATGCCATGGTCCATCGAAAGATTAAAGAAGATTTCTACATAGCAGAGCCGCATGAGCAAGTAGTAAAAGAAATAGAGCAGCTTGCAACGATACTGACAGAACCTCCCTTAGCTGTGACAATAGCATCAAAGCCAGTAGAATTCTTTGAACTAAAGTCATCCGTTAATACCTTATTTCATTGTTTACAGGAAAAAGGCTTCTCACAATATCCGATTTATCAGGATAGTAAATTTGTTGGCTTATTAACGGATGGTGAAATTGCAAATACTGTTATCCGCCACATAGATCTGTTGCCAAAAGATAAGGAACAGACTATCGGCGATTTATTTGAAATCGCGAAAGAAGAAAATGTTGCGATTGTAGGCAGTGATGCCACTGTAATGGATGTTGAAGTACTGTTCCAATCTCATTTACAAAAAGGGATAAAGTTAGAAGCCATTCTTCTTACTAAGACAGGTTCTGCAGCAGAATTACCAGTCGGCATTATCTCCTCCTGGGATCTAATCCGATTGAGAACGTACGATTTTCCACTATTGCGTCATACGTAA